In Massilistercora timonensis, the following are encoded in one genomic region:
- the sppA gene encoding signal peptide peptidase SppA — translation MKTKQIIGLVVAGVLFIAIGVSSVLSNSISQRLLEDSVGSMLTGDYEFNAPMTDYIAVVKVEGTIQQQTESTGLFAVTEGYQHTTTMEYIDRLMEDSNNKGILLYVDSPGGTVYESEELYLKLMEYKETTGRPIWDYMSHYAASGGYMTSVAADKIYANPNTVTGSIGVIMSGYDMTGLYEKLGIRYISITSGENKDSSQMTEEQIAIYQEQVDEYYSRFVEIVADGRGMTEDGVKALADGRTYTASQAKENGLIDEIALYDDMKTAMSEELGVDQFYELKHTSDMLSSLFAQAKDLVPKSEAQILTETAQEMESGVPMYYAEQLQ, via the coding sequence ATGAAGACAAAGCAGATTATCGGACTGGTGGTGGCAGGAGTCCTGTTTATCGCTATCGGAGTATCCAGCGTACTGAGCAATTCTATTTCCCAGCGTCTTCTGGAAGACAGTGTGGGAAGCATGCTGACGGGAGATTATGAATTTAACGCGCCCATGACGGATTACATTGCCGTGGTGAAAGTGGAGGGAACCATCCAGCAGCAGACGGAGAGCACCGGTCTTTTCGCTGTTACGGAGGGGTACCAGCACACCACCACCATGGAGTACATTGACCGCCTGATGGAAGATTCCAATAACAAGGGGATCCTTTTGTATGTGGATTCCCCGGGCGGCACGGTATATGAATCAGAGGAACTGTACCTGAAGCTTATGGAATATAAAGAGACCACCGGGCGGCCCATCTGGGACTACATGAGCCATTATGCGGCTTCCGGCGGATACATGACGTCCGTGGCGGCGGATAAGATCTATGCTAACCCCAATACGGTGACCGGGTCTATCGGCGTGATCATGTCCGGTTATGATATGACCGGGCTGTATGAGAAGCTGGGGATCCGCTATATCAGTATCACCAGCGGGGAGAACAAGGACAGCTCCCAGATGACCGAGGAACAGATCGCCATCTATCAGGAGCAGGTGGACGAGTATTATTCCCGGTTTGTGGAGATCGTAGCCGATGGCCGGGGCATGACGGAGGACGGGGTGAAAGCCCTTGCAGACGGCCGCACTTACACGGCCAGCCAGGCAAAGGAAAACGGCCTGATCGACGAGATCGCCCTGTACGATGATATGAAGACCGCCATGAGCGAAGAACTGGGGGTGGATCAGTTCTATGAACTGAAGCACACCTCCGATATGCTGAGCTCTTTGTTTGCCCAGGCAAAAGATCTGGTTCCCAAGTCAGAGGCCCAGATCCTGACTGAGACCGCACAGGAAATGGAAAGCGGGGTGCCCATGTACTATGCAGAACAATTACAGTAA
- a CDS encoding YigZ family protein, translating to MESEYKIVYAGGEAQIIEKKSRFIATVLPVETEEEALAFIESLRKKYWDATHNCYAYVVGERNEIQRCSDDGEPSGTAGRPMMDVLAGAGVHNAAVVVTRYFGGTLLGTGGLIRAYSLAVQEGLAAAEVITRIPGVKLKLTAEYTELGKIQYLLGEKGLTAQDAVYTEKVELTVLVPEADAAGIRESLTEETNGRIRIEELGKCGIANRNGKLMELEKG from the coding sequence ATGGAGTCAGAATACAAGATTGTTTATGCAGGCGGCGAAGCCCAGATCATAGAGAAGAAATCCAGATTTATCGCCACGGTGCTCCCGGTGGAGACAGAAGAAGAGGCGCTGGCGTTCATTGAGTCCCTGCGCAAGAAATACTGGGACGCCACCCACAACTGCTATGCGTATGTGGTGGGGGAGAGGAACGAGATCCAGCGCTGCAGCGACGACGGGGAGCCTTCCGGGACGGCGGGACGGCCTATGATGGATGTGCTTGCCGGGGCGGGGGTACATAATGCGGCGGTGGTAGTGACCCGGTATTTCGGGGGAACCCTCCTTGGAACCGGGGGCCTGATCCGGGCTTATTCCCTGGCGGTGCAGGAGGGACTTGCCGCTGCGGAGGTGATCACCCGGATCCCGGGAGTGAAGCTGAAACTGACGGCGGAGTATACGGAGCTTGGGAAGATCCAGTATCTTCTGGGAGAGAAGGGTCTGACGGCTCAGGATGCAGTCTATACAGAGAAGGTGGAGCTGACAGTCCTTGTCCCGGAAGCGGACGCCGCCGGGATAAGAGAATCTCTGACAGAAGAGACCAACGGCAGGATCCGGATAGAAGAACTGGGGAAGTGCGGGATCGCCAACCGGAATGGAAAGCTGATGGAACTGGAAAAAGGCTAA
- a CDS encoding heavy metal translocating P-type ATPase, which yields MNRKQKTMLTRILIAAALLIGLNFIPATGAIRFVLYLIPYLVVGYDILLKALKGIRNRQVFDECFLMAIATVGAIALAIYEQSGDYTEAVAVMLFYQVGELFQSYAVGKSRRNISELMDIRPDYANIEQDGRLEQVDPDEVEIGTVIVVQPGEKVPIDGVVLEGESTLNTSALTGESLPRDIAAGEEIVSGCINMTGVLKIRTTKEFGESTVSKILDLVENASSRKSRSEDFISRFARVYTPAVCYGALALAFLSPLIRLFAMGLPADWETWVYRALTFLVISCPCALVISIPLSFFAGIGGASNAGVLVKGSNYLETLSQTKIVVFDKTGTLTEGVFEVNGIHHSSMEDEKLLEYAALAESASSHPISKSIRKAYGKDLDRSRVTDIQEISGNGVTAQVDGHPVAAGNDRLMEHLGISYIACHCVGTIVHLAIDGEYAGHILISDRVKPHAREAVQALKEAGISKTVMLSGDIRRVADQVAGELGIHEVYSELLPADKVAKVEELLKTKPEKEKLAFVGDGINDAPVLGRADIGIAMGAMGSDAAIEAADVVLMDDDPLKIAKAIKISRKCLGIVYQNIVFAIGIKLICLALGALGIANMWLAIFADVGVMILAVLNAIRALFVKKI from the coding sequence ATGAACAGAAAGCAGAAGACAATGTTGACAAGGATCCTGATCGCGGCGGCGCTTCTGATCGGGCTTAATTTTATCCCGGCGACGGGAGCTATCCGGTTCGTCCTGTATCTGATCCCTTATCTGGTGGTGGGATATGATATCCTTCTGAAAGCCCTGAAGGGGATCAGAAACCGGCAGGTTTTCGACGAGTGCTTCCTGATGGCCATCGCCACGGTGGGAGCCATCGCCCTGGCGATCTATGAGCAAAGCGGAGACTACACGGAAGCAGTGGCGGTTATGCTGTTCTATCAGGTGGGAGAACTGTTCCAGAGCTATGCGGTGGGCAAGAGCCGCCGCAATATCAGCGAGCTGATGGATATCCGTCCGGATTACGCCAATATTGAACAGGACGGCAGACTAGAGCAGGTTGACCCGGATGAGGTGGAGATCGGCACAGTGATCGTAGTGCAGCCGGGAGAGAAGGTACCCATCGACGGCGTGGTGCTGGAAGGCGAGAGTACGCTGAACACCAGCGCTCTCACAGGCGAGAGTCTGCCAAGGGATATCGCTGCTGGTGAAGAGATCGTAAGCGGATGTATCAATATGACAGGGGTGCTGAAGATCCGGACTACCAAAGAATTCGGGGAGTCTACCGTCTCGAAGATCCTGGATCTGGTGGAGAATGCAAGTTCCAGGAAATCCCGGTCAGAAGATTTTATCTCCCGGTTTGCCCGGGTTTATACTCCGGCAGTGTGTTACGGAGCGCTGGCCCTGGCGTTTCTGTCGCCCCTGATCCGGCTTTTTGCCATGGGGCTTCCGGCGGACTGGGAGACCTGGGTATACCGGGCGCTCACCTTCCTGGTGATCAGTTGTCCTTGCGCGCTGGTGATCAGTATTCCCCTTAGTTTCTTTGCGGGGATCGGGGGAGCCAGCAATGCAGGCGTCCTGGTGAAAGGCTCCAACTATCTGGAGACTCTGTCCCAGACAAAGATTGTGGTATTTGACAAGACAGGAACGCTGACGGAAGGCGTCTTCGAGGTAAATGGTATTCATCACAGCAGCATGGAGGATGAGAAACTTCTGGAGTACGCGGCGCTGGCAGAAAGCGCTTCTTCCCATCCTATCAGCAAGAGTATCCGGAAGGCTTACGGGAAAGACCTGGACCGTTCCCGGGTGACGGATATCCAGGAGATCAGCGGGAACGGGGTGACCGCCCAGGTGGACGGTCATCCGGTGGCAGCAGGGAACGACAGACTGATGGAACATCTGGGGATCTCCTATATCGCCTGCCATTGTGTGGGGACCATTGTTCATCTTGCCATTGACGGAGAATACGCCGGTCATATCCTGATCTCTGACCGTGTGAAACCTCATGCCAGAGAGGCAGTGCAGGCGCTGAAAGAAGCCGGTATCAGTAAGACGGTGATGCTAAGCGGAGATATCCGTAGAGTGGCTGATCAGGTGGCCGGGGAACTGGGGATCCATGAGGTCTACAGCGAGCTGCTTCCTGCTGACAAGGTGGCGAAAGTAGAAGAGCTTCTGAAAACCAAGCCGGAGAAAGAAAAGCTGGCCTTCGTGGGAGACGGCATCAACGACGCGCCGGTACTGGGACGCGCCGATATCGGGATCGCCATGGGTGCCATGGGCTCTGATGCGGCTATCGAGGCGGCGGACGTGGTGCTGATGGATGATGATCCTCTGAAGATCGCCAAGGCCATCAAGATCTCCCGGAAGTGCCTGGGGATCGTGTATCAGAATATTGTATTTGCCATCGGGATCAAATTGATCTGCCTGGCGCTGGGAGCGCTTGGGATCGCCAATATGTGGCTGGCTATCTTTGCCGATGTGGGAGTGATGATCCTGGCGGTGCTGAACGCTATACGGGCGCTGTTTGTGAAGAAAATATAG
- a CDS encoding PBP1A family penicillin-binding protein has protein sequence MNYGKKKASQRQKKITSKSTMQGKRVGVRLFKAFLLCLLFVGIAGVVGGGVFVKKILDNTPEVSPADVKPSGYTTFVYADDGKTEIQRFVASGANRVYKTLDEIPADLQHAFIAIEDERFYDHNGIDLQGIARAAMVGLTSGNFSEGASTLTQQLIKNNVFPEFTEEKTFYDRLQRKIQEQFLALEIEKQMSKEEILEAYLNTINLGQNSLGVQSAAQRYFAKDVSELTLSESAVIAGITQSPSGYNPVTNPEANAKRRQKVLDNMLDQGYIDQAAYDEAVADDVYARIQQVNTKVEESESSTSYFVDALADQVMQDLQDQLGYSETQAYNALYSGGLTIYSTQNMAMQKICDEEMNEDSNYPGLKEYGLDYALTVTRADGTVENYGSGHIKNYVKEKYGKKQGLLYSSKDAAKEMVEEWKKTIAKEGDTYDERITITPQPQASVTIMDQSTGQIKAMVGGRGKKTNQGLNRAYKGSKRQPGSTFKVLAAYAPALDSCGKTLATIVRDEPYTTKSGKEIRNANRRYLGDITYRTAIANSVNVAAVKVSDEITQELGFEYCEDLGITTLIDRKEINGGIYSDINDTLALGGITEGVYNYQMCAAFATIANGGVYNSPTMYTKILDHDGNVLLENTQETRTVLKDSTAALLTSAMESVVTSGTGRSCQLSNMPVAGKTGTTTSNKDLWFCGFTPYYTCTVWGGYDDNKECNYDTSFRLRLWRSIMSRIHEDLDHKDFEMPNSVEKKTVCKLTGKLAVAGQCPSITEYFAKDTVPTERCSGHAGVVGENGEAVDKPDSDTGDDKNKDKDKDKESNTGGNNNGGNTGGNTPQPEPAPEPEPEPKPEPEPEPEPEPEQPTTPET, from the coding sequence ATGAATTATGGTAAGAAAAAAGCGTCCCAGAGGCAGAAAAAGATCACGTCCAAATCCACCATGCAGGGAAAGCGGGTTGGCGTAAGATTATTCAAGGCATTTTTGCTTTGTCTGCTTTTTGTGGGAATCGCCGGAGTTGTAGGCGGCGGTGTTTTTGTCAAAAAGATCCTGGACAACACGCCGGAAGTTTCCCCGGCAGATGTAAAGCCATCAGGATATACTACTTTTGTCTACGCAGACGACGGGAAAACTGAGATACAGCGTTTTGTAGCGTCCGGCGCGAACCGTGTTTATAAAACACTGGACGAGATCCCGGCAGACCTGCAGCATGCTTTTATCGCCATCGAGGACGAGCGTTTCTATGATCACAACGGCATCGACCTGCAGGGTATCGCCCGTGCGGCCATGGTGGGACTGACCAGCGGAAATTTCTCCGAAGGAGCCAGTACCCTGACCCAGCAGCTGATCAAGAACAACGTGTTCCCTGAATTCACAGAAGAAAAAACGTTTTACGATAGATTACAGAGAAAGATCCAGGAACAGTTCCTGGCCCTTGAGATTGAGAAGCAGATGAGCAAGGAGGAGATCCTGGAGGCTTATCTCAACACCATCAACCTGGGACAGAACTCTCTGGGAGTACAATCCGCGGCACAGCGGTACTTTGCCAAGGATGTATCTGAACTCACCCTGTCGGAATCTGCCGTCATAGCAGGTATCACCCAGAGTCCTTCCGGCTACAATCCGGTGACAAACCCGGAAGCAAATGCCAAGCGCCGCCAGAAGGTGCTGGACAACATGCTGGACCAGGGGTATATCGACCAGGCAGCCTATGACGAGGCTGTGGCAGACGATGTCTATGCCCGGATCCAGCAGGTAAATACCAAAGTGGAGGAAAGCGAAAGCTCCACTTCCTATTTTGTAGATGCCCTGGCGGACCAGGTAATGCAGGATCTGCAGGATCAGCTGGGCTACAGTGAGACCCAGGCCTACAACGCCCTCTACAGCGGCGGCCTCACCATCTACTCCACCCAGAACATGGCAATGCAGAAGATCTGCGACGAGGAAATGAACGAGGACAGCAACTACCCCGGCCTGAAGGAATACGGTCTGGACTATGCCCTGACTGTTACCCGTGCCGACGGCACTGTAGAAAACTATGGTTCCGGCCATATCAAGAATTATGTAAAAGAAAAATACGGCAAAAAGCAGGGCCTTCTCTATTCCAGCAAAGATGCCGCCAAAGAAATGGTGGAGGAGTGGAAGAAAACTATCGCCAAGGAAGGGGACACCTACGACGAGCGTATCACCATCACTCCTCAGCCTCAGGCATCCGTCACTATCATGGACCAGTCCACCGGACAGATCAAAGCCATGGTAGGCGGCCGCGGCAAGAAGACCAATCAGGGACTGAACCGTGCCTACAAGGGTTCAAAACGTCAGCCCGGTTCTACCTTCAAGGTGCTGGCAGCTTACGCCCCTGCCCTGGATTCCTGCGGCAAGACCCTTGCTACCATCGTCCGGGACGAGCCCTATACCACCAAGAGCGGCAAAGAGATCCGGAATGCAAACCGGCGGTATCTGGGAGACATCACTTACCGCACCGCCATCGCAAACTCTGTTAACGTTGCCGCGGTAAAGGTCAGCGATGAGATCACCCAGGAACTGGGATTTGAATATTGCGAGGATCTGGGTATCACTACCCTGATCGACCGCAAAGAGATCAACGGCGGTATCTACAGCGATATCAACGACACGCTGGCGCTGGGAGGTATCACCGAAGGCGTATATAACTATCAGATGTGCGCCGCTTTCGCGACCATCGCAAACGGCGGGGTTTATAATTCCCCAACCATGTATACCAAGATCCTGGATCACGACGGCAATGTTCTTCTGGAAAACACACAGGAGACCCGCACTGTCTTAAAAGACAGCACTGCTGCTCTTCTGACCAGCGCAATGGAGTCTGTAGTCACCAGCGGAACAGGTAGATCCTGTCAGCTGAGCAACATGCCGGTAGCCGGAAAAACAGGTACCACTACTTCCAACAAGGACCTGTGGTTCTGCGGCTTCACCCCCTACTATACCTGTACTGTATGGGGCGGATATGACGATAATAAAGAGTGTAATTACGACACCAGCTTCCGGCTTCGTCTCTGGCGCTCTATCATGAGCCGGATCCACGAAGATCTGGATCACAAAGATTTTGAGATGCCCAACTCGGTTGAAAAGAAAACCGTGTGCAAGCTGACCGGTAAACTGGCGGTGGCTGGACAATGTCCAAGCATTACTGAATATTTCGCGAAGGATACTGTCCCAACCGAAAGATGTTCCGGGCATGCCGGTGTAGTTGGCGAAAACGGCGAGGCTGTGGATAAACCAGACAGCGATACCGGTGATGACAAGAATAAGGATAAGGATAAAGATAAAGAAAGCAATACCGGCGGTAATAATAATGGTGGTAATACCGGTGGCAATACTCCTCAACCGGAACCAGCGCCAGAACCAGAACCAGAGCCAAAACCAGAGCCGGAACCAGAGCCGGAACCAGAGCCGGAACAACCAACAACACCTGAGACCTAA
- the queA gene encoding tRNA preQ1(34) S-adenosylmethionine ribosyltransferase-isomerase QueA codes for MKRQDFYYELPQELIAQDPLEDRSSSRLLVLDKESGAVSHHGFKEIINYLEPGDCLVINDTKVIPARLIGAKEDTGAKIEVLLLKRKENNIWETLVKPGKKAKRGAKISFGDGLLTGEVVDIVEEGNRLIRFEYEGIFEEILDRLGQMPLPPYITHQLKDKDRYNTVYAEHSGSAAAPTAGLHFTPELLRQIEEKGISIAHVTLHVGLGTFRPVKVDEITEHHMHSEFYQIEEEAARQINEARDSGHRVICVGTTSCRTVESAADETGHLRACSGWTEIFIYPGYRFKVLDGLITNFHLPESTLIMLVSALAGREHVLAAYEEAVRERYRFFSFGDAMLII; via the coding sequence ATGAAACGACAAGATTTTTATTATGAACTGCCCCAGGAACTGATCGCCCAGGATCCCCTGGAGGATCGCTCCAGCTCCAGGCTTCTTGTACTTGACAAGGAGTCTGGGGCTGTTTCCCATCATGGGTTTAAGGAGATCATCAATTACCTGGAACCGGGAGACTGCCTGGTGATCAACGATACCAAGGTGATCCCGGCCCGCCTTATCGGCGCCAAGGAGGATACCGGCGCCAAGATCGAGGTCCTGCTTCTGAAGCGGAAGGAAAATAATATCTGGGAAACGCTGGTGAAACCGGGGAAGAAGGCCAAGCGGGGCGCGAAGATCAGTTTCGGAGACGGGCTTCTCACCGGGGAAGTGGTGGATATTGTAGAAGAGGGAAACCGGCTGATCCGGTTTGAATATGAAGGGATCTTCGAGGAGATCCTGGACCGGCTGGGCCAGATGCCCCTGCCGCCCTACATCACTCATCAACTGAAAGATAAAGACCGGTACAATACGGTGTATGCAGAGCACTCCGGGTCTGCGGCCGCGCCGACGGCAGGGCTTCACTTTACGCCGGAACTTCTGCGCCAGATTGAAGAAAAAGGGATTTCCATCGCCCATGTGACCCTTCACGTGGGGCTTGGAACCTTCCGGCCGGTGAAGGTGGACGAGATCACAGAACATCATATGCATTCAGAATTTTATCAGATTGAAGAAGAGGCGGCCCGGCAGATCAATGAGGCCAGAGATTCCGGCCACCGGGTGATCTGTGTGGGGACAACCAGCTGCCGGACGGTGGAGTCCGCGGCGGATGAGACAGGACACCTGCGGGCCTGCAGCGGCTGGACGGAGATCTTCATCTATCCGGGCTACCGGTTCAAGGTGCTGGACGGATTGATCACCAATTTCCATCTGCCGGAATCCACGCTGATCATGCTGGTATCCGCTCTGGCAGGGCGGGAGCATGTGCTGGCGGCCTATGAGGAGGCTGTGCGGGAGAGATACCGGTTCTTCTCCTTTGGCGACGCCATGTTGATCATTTAG
- a CDS encoding metalloregulator ArsR/SmtB family transcription factor: MTELKLPHDHGQKIEQELSCMPGTEDFQAIANVFKQLGDGSRVRIFWLLCHCEECVINISSMVDMTSPAVSHHLRQLKTSGLITSRREGKEVYYKAAETDQAQLLHQVIEQVMKITCPSAK; this comes from the coding sequence ATGACAGAGTTGAAACTTCCCCATGACCATGGGCAGAAAATAGAACAAGAACTTTCCTGTATGCCGGGAACGGAGGATTTTCAGGCCATCGCCAACGTCTTCAAGCAGCTGGGCGACGGCAGCCGGGTCCGCATCTTCTGGCTATTATGCCACTGCGAAGAATGCGTGATCAACATTTCCTCTATGGTAGATATGACAAGCCCTGCAGTTTCCCACCACCTCCGGCAGCTGAAGACCAGCGGACTGATCACCAGCCGCCGGGAGGGCAAGGAAGTCTACTACAAAGCCGCAGAAACGGATCAGGCCCAGCTTCTTCACCAGGTGATCGAGCAGGTGATGAAGATCACCTGTCCCTCCGCTAAATGA
- a CDS encoding cation transporter, translating into MKKTYKIDVDCANCANKMEQAAKATAGVKEATVNFMMLKMIVEFEEGQEPKAVMEEVRRNCKKVEDDCEIFL; encoded by the coding sequence ATGAAGAAGACGTATAAGATCGATGTGGACTGCGCCAACTGCGCAAATAAGATGGAGCAGGCGGCCAAAGCGACCGCCGGTGTGAAAGAGGCTACCGTGAACTTCATGATGCTGAAGATGATCGTGGAATTTGAGGAAGGCCAGGAGCCGAAGGCGGTTATGGAGGAAGTGCGCAGGAACTGCAAGAAGGTGGAGGATGACTGCGAGATCTTCCTGTAA
- the pheT gene encoding phenylalanine--tRNA ligase subunit beta: MNTSLSWIKAYVPDLDVTAQEYTDAMTLSGTKVEGYEALDADLDKIVVGQIDKIEKHPDADKLIVCQVNIGTETIQIVTGAPNVHEGDKVPVVLDGGRVAGGHEPGSRVAGGIKIKKGKLRGVDSCGMMCSIEELGSSRDMYPEAPEEGIYIFPEDTEVGANAVEVLGLNDVVFEYEVTSNRVDCFSVVGIAREAAATFRKEFHPPVVTETGNSENAADYIKVTVKDPHLCPRYCARVVKNIKIGPSPEWMKRRLASVGIRSINNLVDITNYVMEEYGQPMHAYDLDTIAGREIVVKTAENGEKFTTLDGQERQMDEDVLMICDGEKAIGIAGIMGGENSMITDDVKTMLFEAACFDGTNIRKSSKRVGLRTDASGKFEKGLDPNNAQAAIDRACQLVEELGAGEVVGGMVDVYAKKREPLRIPFDADAINQLLGTDIPAADMLSYFAKIDLGYDEETKEVIVPTFRQDLLRIADLAEEVARFYGYDNIPTTLPAGESTMGKLSFKLRVEEKAREIAEFCGFSQGMVYSFESPKVFDKLRIPADSPLRRTVEILNPLGEDYSVMRTMPLNGMLTSLATNYNRRNKDVRLYELGNVYLPKALPLTELPEERMQFTLGMYGEGDFFSMKGVVEEFFDKVGLTGKKTYDPNGDHPYLHPGRQADIYYDGARMGYLGEVHPDVADAYGIGTKAYIAVIDMPEVTDRASFDRKYEGIARFPAVTRDISMTMPREILAGQIEEIIEKKGGAYLESYHLFDLYEGAQIQEGYKSVAYSIVFRAKDKTLEDGEVNEAMDRILKALEGLGIELRK; this comes from the coding sequence ATGAATACTTCATTATCATGGATAAAAGCATATGTTCCGGATCTTGACGTGACCGCGCAGGAGTACACTGACGCGATGACGCTGTCCGGGACCAAGGTGGAGGGCTACGAAGCCCTTGACGCGGATCTTGACAAGATCGTGGTGGGCCAGATCGACAAGATTGAGAAACATCCGGATGCGGACAAACTGATCGTCTGCCAGGTGAATATCGGAACAGAGACCATCCAGATCGTGACCGGCGCGCCCAACGTACACGAGGGCGACAAGGTGCCGGTTGTGCTGGACGGCGGCCGGGTTGCAGGCGGCCATGAGCCGGGCAGCCGTGTGGCAGGCGGGATCAAGATCAAGAAGGGTAAGTTAAGAGGCGTGGACAGCTGCGGCATGATGTGTTCCATCGAGGAGCTGGGCTCCAGCCGGGATATGTATCCGGAAGCGCCGGAAGAAGGGATCTACATTTTCCCGGAGGATACAGAAGTCGGCGCCAACGCGGTGGAAGTGCTGGGCTTAAACGATGTGGTCTTTGAATACGAAGTAACCTCCAACCGGGTGGACTGCTTCAGCGTGGTAGGCATTGCCCGTGAGGCTGCGGCTACCTTCCGCAAGGAATTCCATCCGCCGGTTGTCACCGAGACGGGCAATTCGGAAAATGCGGCTGACTATATCAAGGTGACGGTGAAGGATCCGCACCTGTGTCCCAGATATTGCGCCAGAGTAGTGAAAAATATCAAGATCGGCCCCTCCCCGGAATGGATGAAGCGCAGACTGGCTTCCGTTGGGATCCGTTCCATCAACAACCTGGTGGATATCACCAACTATGTGATGGAGGAGTACGGACAGCCCATGCACGCCTATGACCTGGATACTATCGCAGGCCGTGAGATCGTGGTGAAGACTGCCGAAAACGGTGAGAAATTTACCACCCTGGACGGCCAGGAGCGCCAGATGGACGAGGACGTGCTGATGATCTGTGACGGCGAGAAAGCCATCGGTATCGCCGGTATCATGGGCGGTGAGAATTCTATGATCACCGATGATGTGAAGACCATGCTTTTCGAGGCGGCCTGCTTCGACGGCACCAACATCCGGAAGTCCAGCAAACGTGTGGGCCTTCGGACAGACGCTTCCGGCAAGTTTGAGAAGGGCCTGGATCCCAACAACGCCCAGGCGGCCATCGACCGGGCATGCCAGCTGGTGGAAGAGCTGGGCGCCGGCGAAGTGGTAGGCGGGATGGTAGACGTATATGCCAAGAAGCGGGAGCCTCTCAGGATCCCCTTTGACGCAGACGCCATCAACCAGCTGCTGGGCACAGATATCCCGGCGGCGGATATGCTGTCTTATTTTGCCAAGATCGACCTGGGTTATGATGAGGAAACAAAAGAAGTGATCGTGCCCACCTTCCGTCAGGATCTTCTCAGGATCGCGGATCTGGCAGAGGAAGTGGCCAGATTTTACGGATATGACAATATTCCCACCACCCTCCCGGCAGGAGAGTCTACCATGGGTAAGCTTTCCTTCAAGCTGCGGGTGGAGGAGAAAGCAAGAGAGATCGCGGAATTCTGCGGATTCAGCCAGGGGATGGTGTACTCCTTCGAGAGCCCCAAGGTGTTTGACAAGCTGCGGATCCCGGCAGACTCTCCCCTTCGCAGGACGGTGGAGATCCTGAATCCGCTGGGCGAGGACTACAGCGTGATGCGGACCATGCCGCTTAACGGGATGCTTACTTCCCTTGCCACCAACTATAACCGGAGAAATAAAGACGTGCGTCTCTATGAACTGGGAAATGTTTATCTGCCAAAGGCCCTGCCTCTTACCGAGCTTCCGGAAGAGCGGATGCAGTTTACCCTGGGAATGTATGGGGAAGGAGACTTCTTCAGTATGAAGGGCGTTGTGGAAGAGTTCTTTGATAAAGTAGGCCTGACCGGCAAGAAGACCTATGATCCCAATGGAGATCATCCTTACCTTCATCCGGGACGCCAGGCAGATATCTATTATGACGGAGCGCGGATGGGATATCTGGGAGAGGTACACCCGGATGTGGCGGACGCTTATGGCATTGGAACAAAAGCGTATATCGCAGTGATCGACATGCCGGAAGTGACAGACCGTGCTTCCTTCGACCGGAAATACGAAGGTATTGCCCGGTTCCCGGCCGTGACCCGTGACATCAGTATGACCATGCCCCGTGAGATCCTGGCCGGTCAGATTGAGGAGATCATCGAGAAAAAGGGAGGCGCTTATCTGGAGAGCTACCATCTGTTTGACCTGTATGAGGGGGCACAGATCCAGGAAGGCTATAAATCCGTGGCCTACTCCATCGTATTCCGGGCCAAGGACAAGACCCTGGAGGACGGGGAAGTAAATGAAGCTATGGACCGGATCCTGAAGGCGCTGGAAGGACTTGGCATCGAACTGCGGAAGTAA
- a CDS encoding RDD family protein translates to MQNNYSNQELTYAGFWVRLAAYCLDSILVFLVLLVVRLFLSGIMSLLSGTPLGGNLIFQYDLKDIVLYVFQVLYFILCTWLTGTTLGKKAMNLRVVSAENGGELKLLDVVYRETIGRFLCSLSVGIGYMVAGWDGQKRGFHDMLCDTRVIYAKRIKVYPVYQAPQPAPYQAGPMPNPGGPVPPVSGSMPGPGPGPMPGPAPEERPVDER, encoded by the coding sequence ATGCAGAACAATTACAGTAATCAGGAGCTGACTTACGCAGGGTTCTGGGTGCGTCTGGCAGCCTATTGCCTGGACAGCATCCTGGTATTCCTGGTACTTCTGGTGGTGCGGCTGTTCCTGTCCGGGATCATGTCCCTTCTCTCCGGGACGCCCCTTGGAGGGAATCTGATCTTTCAGTACGACCTGAAGGATATCGTCCTGTATGTGTTCCAGGTGCTCTACTTTATTCTCTGCACCTGGCTTACCGGCACTACTCTTGGGAAGAAAGCCATGAACCTGCGGGTAGTGAGCGCGGAGAACGGAGGAGAACTGAAGCTTCTGGACGTGGTCTACCGGGAGACCATCGGCCGGTTCCTCTGCAGCCTGTCTGTGGGGATCGGCTATATGGTGGCAGGCTGGGATGGACAGAAGCGGGGATTTCATGATATGCTGTGCGATACCAGAGTGATCTACGCGAAGCGGATCAAAGTGTACCCGGTGTATCAGGCGCCTCAGCCGGCGCCGTACCAGGCTGGGCCGATGCCAAATCCGGGCGGTCCCGTGCCGCCTGTGTCAGGCTCCATGCCGGGCCCGGGACCGGGACCTATGCCAGGGCCGGCGCCGGAGGAGCGGCCGGTGGATGAAAGATAG